In Triticum aestivum cultivar Chinese Spring chromosome 5B, IWGSC CS RefSeq v2.1, whole genome shotgun sequence, the following proteins share a genomic window:
- the LOC123115791 gene encoding uncharacterized protein, whose product MPPSPSTSPSDCGDSAMSITADEDHAGWTFGDSGSDEEEEWTNRPFTVDDFPRVSYDRGEQTYTIYANPDFCRRGPAPLSLFRAYNDPLVDKERDWFCEEYELHDESEITVNNVGINDCSNSCDRSTMVLVQFFDLKIAGYHHTQPGPAKIFGFFAARDRIKPLRNYVYKREIDNYEAVAVNRKMGTARLSLGSPARGINMTDHVLFEFKLCIRIEDQPDEGPKEELLIEGCTKLSNMFRPSFVETQRLYGEKCGLDLKFAVLNSAVQAKIDVEIVYAPACGLILNLYAKTSGFGDIIRLFRGRSKAGGRFSSVVGVLIDSYLDVCVEGSSKEGLCQRSPQDGCGLDQKLPCYTWTGRFGACYRGTVVEKVKFDKFTTISVKVTWSMVDEEWRIRYA is encoded by the exons ATGCCTCCTTCCCCCTCAACTTCTCCGAGCGACTGTGGGGATTCAGCCATGTCCATCACGGCGGACGAGGACCACGCCGGATGGACATTCGGCGACAGCGGCAGTGACGAGGAAGAGGAAT GGACAAATCGACCTTTTACGGTTGACGATTTTCCAAGGGTTAGCTACGACCGTGGTGAACAGACTTATACAATCTATGCGAATCCTGATTTTTGTCGTCGGGGCCCTGCGCCACTCTCTCTTTTCCGCGCATACAATGACCCCCTTGTTGATAAAGAGAGGGATTGGTTTTGTGAAGAGTATGAACTCCATGACGAGTCTGAAA TCACTGTTAACAATGTTGGGATCAATGATTGCTCAAATAGCTGTGATCGATCTACAATGGTCTTGGTGCAGTTCTTTGACCTTAAAATCGCTGGCTATCACCATACCCAGCCTGGACCTGCCAAAATATTTGGTTTTTTCGCAGCACGGGATCGGATCAAACCCCTGCGCAACTATGTCTACAAGCGCGAGATTGATAATTATGAAGCTGTGGCTGTGAATCGGAAAATG GGTACTGCACGTTTATCACTGGGAAGCCCTGCTCGAGGCATCAATATGACAGACCATGTGTTGTTCGAATTCAAACTTTGCATACGGATTGAAGACCAACCTGACGAGGGGCCAAAAGAGGAGCTTCTAATTGAAGGATGTACTAAGTTGAGCAATATGTTCAGACCATCATTTGTTGAAACCCAGCGTCTTTATGGAGAGAAGTGTGGATTGGACCTGAAGTTTGCCGTACTGAACAGCGCAGTTCAAGCAAAGATTGATGTTGAGATAGTTTACGCTCCTGCATGTGGCCTTATTCTGAATCTGTATGCCAAGACGAGTGGCTTCGGGGATATTATCCGCCTATTTCGTGGACGTTCAAAAGCCGGTGGTAGATTCAGTTCTGTTGTGGGGGTTTTGATAGATAGCTACCTTGATGTTTGCGTTGAAGGGTCTTCCAAAGAGGGTCTTTGTCAGAGGTCGCCTCAAGACGGCTGTGGTCTTGATCAGAAGCTGCCCTGTTATACCTGGACAGGCAGATTTGGTGCATGCTATCGTGGAACAGTGGTTGAAAAGGTGAAGTTTGATAAATTCACTACGATTTCAGTGAAAGTGACTTGGAGTATGGTCGATGAAGAATGGCGCATCCGATATGCTTAG